The Mailhella massiliensis DNA segment AAGGACGGCGAAGTGGTCGATCAGGTGACGGGCGCCGTGGCCAAGTCCCACCTTGTGTCCATGCTTGAAAAGGCTTTCTGATGCTGTACGATGCCGCTGTCATCGGCGCGGGGCCGGCCGGGATCACCGCGGCCCTGTATCTGATCCGTTCCGGCCTCAGCGTGGCGCTGGTGGAGAACTCCGCCACGGGCGGGCAGATACTGAGCACGGCAGAAATAGAAAACTATCCCGGCTTTCCCAAGAGCATCAAGGGCTGGGAACTGGCCGACCTCTTCGACGCGCATCTTAACGGCTACCCCGTGGAGCGCGTGCGCGGCAAGGTGCTTGCCGTAGAGGAACAGGAAGGCAAAACCTTCCGCATCTCTCTTGCCGAAGGCAGGGAGCTGGAAGCGAAAACCGTGGTCGCCTGCACGGGCGCGCATCACCGCACGCTGGGCGCTCCCGGGGAAGACAGCTTCCTCGGCCGGGGCGTTTCCTACTGCGCCGTGTGCGACGGCAACTTCTACCGCGGCCGCGACGTGGTCGTGGTGGGCGGCGGAAACTCCGCCCTGGAAGAAGCCCTGTACCTTTCCCGCATCGTGAACAAGGTGTACATCGTGCACCGCCGCGACGCCTTCCGCGGGGCCATGGTCTACCAGAACAAGATTCGCGAAGCCGCCAACATCGAGCTTGTGACCGGCTGCGTCGTGGAGGAAATCCGCGGCGGCAGCGCCGGCATGGACTCCGTGGTCGTCCGCCGCGTGGACAGCGGGGAAACGCGCACCATCGCCGCCGAGGGCATCTTCATCTATGTGGGCATGGAGCCCATCAGCGGTTATCTCCCCGCCGGGGTTGACCGCGATGCCGCAGGCTTCGTGAAGACGGACGCCGAAATGTGCACGAACCTCCCCGGCATTTTCGCCGCGGGCGACATACGTTCCAAGCGCTGCCGCCAGGTCAGCAGCGCCGTGGGCGACGGAGCCACCGCGGCCACCGCGGCTTCGTCCTATCTGGAGCACTGGAATGCGTAAACTGTTTGTCATGGGGGCGCTTGTCTGCACGCTCTTTCTGAGCGGCTGCAGCATAGTGGATGAATACTTCCTGCCGCCGCCCGACGATACGGTGCAGGAAATCTTTGAGGCCGGCAACGATGCCATGCGGGAAAAGAACTATTCCCAGGCCATCGTGTATTATACCCGCATCAAGGATGAATTCCCCTTCAGCCCCTACGTCATAGAATCCGAACTGGCGCTGGCGGACGCGCACTATCTCGATGAGGACTATATCCTTGCGGCGGAAGCCTACAAGGATTTCGAGACGCTGCACCCCCGTCACGAAGCCATCCCCTATGTGCTCTATCAGCTCGGCATGTCGCTGAAGAAATCCTATAATTCCATCGACCACTCCGCCACGGCGGTGAACGAGGCCTTGGAATACTTCACCAGGCTTCAGCAGGAATACCCCGACACGGAATACGGCAAAAACGCCGCCGAGCGTATTGCCGAATGCCGGAAAACGCTGGCCCAGCGAGAGCTGTTCATTGCCAACGTGTTCTGGGGCATGGAAAACTACCAGGCCGCGTGGACGCGTTACCAGCATGTCGTGCGTACCTACCCCGACGTGAAGGAAGAAGCGGAATACGCGAAAACCAAGGGCGAGGCGGCATACCTGAAATACCGCCAGGAAGAAGCCCAGAGCATAAGGGAACATCAGCAGGGCAGCTGGAAGGACTGGTTCCGCTGGCTGTAGACTGAACCTTCCGTAAAAAAGCGTCGGCACAAGCCGACGCTTTTTTTATGCCCGGAAACATACCTGCCGTTCCGGGGAACATGCGCTCTGCCAAAAATCCTCCTCGCCGGCAGAAAGAACAGGCGGGAGTTTTCCGTTCCGTGCGCCCCTCTCACGGCACATCGCCCCGCCTCCGCACCAGCGCACGGTACGTCCCGCGCCCAGTCCTGCGGCAAAACGCGCCGTCTCTTTTCCTGTGGCCAACCTTCCCCGAAGAACTGCTCCACGCCCAGAACAGCCCGGGGCTTCCTCGCGGTACGGCAGCGGGAAGAGGAGGCGCGGCTTCCCGAAACCGGTGCGCCACGCTGCACGGGGCACCATGAACCGGGCGCAGAACATGCCCCAAAAACATGCCGCAGAGAGAAACGCCGGGACAGGGGCTGCCCGGACACGGGAAGTCCCCGAAGCTGCGCGGACGGCATCATTCGGACCGGACAAGAGGGAAGAACGCGCGCCGCAGCAGCAAAAAACGCCGCAGGCGGCAACTCATGCGGAAAAATGGGGTTTCCGCCGCAGGAAAAGCCCCTCTTCTCTGGACAGCGGGGCCGGTTTCACTCTAGTCTAAGAACACTTTTCATGACAGAGCAAAACTGAGGAGGACCTCCCATGCTCAAACAGTTCCTTACGGCCTCGATCATTCTTGCCGCCGTCACCGGCCTCACCGTCAACGATGCCGAGGCGAGAAGCCTTGCGGAAATCAAGTCCAGCGGCAAGCTTCTGGTCGGCACCACGGGCGACTACAAGCCCATGAGCTACCTGAACAAGGAAACCGGCAAGTACGAAGGCTTCGATGCGGAAATGGCCGCCTCTCTGGCCAAGAAGCTCGGTGTGGAACTCGTGTATGTGCCCACCACCTGGAAGACCCTTCAGGAAGATACCCTGGCCGACAAGTTCGACGTGGCCATGTGCGGCATTACCGTGACCGATGCGCGCAAGCAGATGATGGCCATGTCCGACCCGTACCTCACCTTCGGCAAGACCATCCTCGTCACCAAGACCAAGGAAGCCCAGTTCAAGTCTCTGGACGACGTGAACCAGCCTTCCGTGCG contains these protein-coding regions:
- a CDS encoding NAD(P)/FAD-dependent oxidoreductase, producing MMLYDAAVIGAGPAGITAALYLIRSGLSVALVENSATGGQILSTAEIENYPGFPKSIKGWELADLFDAHLNGYPVERVRGKVLAVEEQEGKTFRISLAEGRELEAKTVVACTGAHHRTLGAPGEDSFLGRGVSYCAVCDGNFYRGRDVVVVGGGNSALEEALYLSRIVNKVYIVHRRDAFRGAMVYQNKIREAANIELVTGCVVEEIRGGSAGMDSVVVRRVDSGETRTIAAEGIFIYVGMEPISGYLPAGVDRDAAGFVKTDAEMCTNLPGIFAAGDIRSKRCRQVSSAVGDGATAATAASSYLEHWNA
- a CDS encoding outer membrane protein assembly factor BamD encodes the protein MRKLFVMGALVCTLFLSGCSIVDEYFLPPPDDTVQEIFEAGNDAMREKNYSQAIVYYTRIKDEFPFSPYVIESELALADAHYLDEDYILAAEAYKDFETLHPRHEAIPYVLYQLGMSLKKSYNSIDHSATAVNEALEYFTRLQQEYPDTEYGKNAAERIAECRKTLAQRELFIANVFWGMENYQAAWTRYQHVVRTYPDVKEEAEYAKTKGEAAYLKYRQEEAQSIREHQQGSWKDWFRWL
- a CDS encoding transporter substrate-binding domain-containing protein, yielding MLKQFLTASIILAAVTGLTVNDAEARSLAEIKSSGKLLVGTTGDYKPMSYLNKETGKYEGFDAEMAASLAKKLGVELVYVPTTWKTLQEDTLADKFDVAMCGITVTDARKQMMAMSDPYLTFGKTILVTKTKEAQFKSLDDVNQPSVRVMYNPGGTNEKFAKESTPKAQLIMHEHNAEIPGLVGEGKADVMITETMEAVRYVKDNPKVAAPLVDKPFTQNHFGVLMSKECPSLLKAVNEWMAGIKADGTMAKWENQYIK